A portion of the Thunnus albacares chromosome 5, fThuAlb1.1, whole genome shotgun sequence genome contains these proteins:
- the LOC122981937 gene encoding calcium-responsive transactivator-like isoform X1, whose amino-acid sequence MSVAFSSARPRSKGEVTQQTIQKMLDENHHLIQCIMDYQSKGKTAECTQYQQILHRNLVYLATIADSNQNMQSLLPAPPTPNMSMGPGGMGQSGGHTPSNLNDNMAPGLPPTSMMQSQMSNGPSHAPMQQQSGQVQSAIPSTSLSLPASSYGSSASASGYSHAAPSSQASMIQGPGPGYGSSSSSSSTSSSSSSSSRSNLNMQSNQVSMMHQQSATPHYPSAQAGGQHYQGQQAMGMMGQGSQGNSMMSQRPMGSYRSSQQGSAQQYMGQDEFYGEQYGHTQSSSEPINQQYYPDGHGEYSYQQSSYGEQGYERPFDESSQHYYEGGNPQYSQQQAQYQQGSGQQQPFSQQQYSSQQGYSGQPQGYGPGQGGSSQYSQYQQGQSQPYGSYRSSQGGPGAQTQRPYAYEQGQYGNYQQ is encoded by the exons ATGTCGGTGGCATTTTCATCGGCGCGCCCCAGAAGTAAAGGGGAGGTGACGCAGCAAACGATCCAAAAG ATGCTGGATGAAAATCATCATTTAATACAATGTATAATGGATTACCAAAGCAAAGGCAAGACAGCTGAATGCACACA GTATCAGCAGATCCTGCACAGAAATCTTGTTTACTTGGCCACAATAGCGGATTCGAATCAGAACATGCAGTCACTACTACCTGCG CCTCCCACTCCAAACATGTCTATGGGTCCTGGGGGAATGGGCCAGAGTGGGGGACACACTCCAAGCAACCTCAATGACAACATGGCACCAGGACTGCCCCCCACATCCATGATGCAGAGTCAAATGAGCAATG GCCCCAGCCATGCCCCCATGCAGCAGCAGTCTGGTCAGGTGCAGTCGGCTATTCCCTCCACATCCCTCAGCCTGCCAGCCAGCAGCTACGGTAGCTCGGCCTCAGCCTCCGGCTACAGCCACGCTGCGCCCTCCTCCCAGGCCAGCATGATCCAGGGCCCTGGGCCTGGCTAtggctcttcctcctcttcttcctccacatcctcatcctcctcttcctcctcccgcAGCAACCTCAACATGCAGTCCAATCAAG TCTCCATGATGCACCAACAGTCTGCCACTCCACACTACCCCTCAGCCCAGGCTGGGGGCCAACACTATCAGGGACAGCAGGCTATGGGCATGATGGGTCAGGGCAGTCAAGGAAACAGTATGATGTCTCAGAGGCCCATGGGATCCTACCGCTCTTCACAGCAAG GATCTGCACAGCAGTACATGGGACAAGACGAGTTCTACGGAGAGCAGTATGGACACACTCAGAGCTCCAGCGAGCCCATAAACCAGCAGTATTACCCTGATG GTCATGGGGAGTACTCATATCAACAATCTTCATATGGTGAGCAAGGCTACGAGAGGCCCTTTGATGAATCTTCACAGCATTACTATGAAGGAG GTAACCCTCAGTACAGCCAACAGCAGGCCCAATATCAGCAGGGGTCTGGTCAGCAGCAGCCCTTCAGCCAGCAGCAGTACTCTTCTCAACAAGGCTACAGTGGACAGCCACAAGGATACG GACCTGGCCAGGGTGGATCTTCCCAGTATTCTCAGTATCAGCAGGGTCAAAGCCAACCGTATGGCTCTTACCGCTCCTCCCAGGGAGGCCctggagcacagacacagaGGCCCTACGCCTATGAACAG GGTCAGTACGGAAATTATCAGCAATAA
- the LOC122981937 gene encoding calcium-responsive transactivator-like isoform X2, with protein sequence MSVAFSSARPRSKGEVTQQTIQKMLDENHHLIQCIMDYQSKGKTAECTQYQQILHRNLVYLATIADSNQNMQSLLPAPPTPNMSMGPGGMGQSGGHTPSNLNDNMAPGLPPTSMMQSQMSNGPSHAPMQQQSGQVQSAIPSTSLSLPASSYGSSASASGYSHAAPSSQASMIQGPGPGYGSSSSSSSTSSSSSSSSRSNLNMQSNQVSMMHQQSATPHYPSAQAGGQHYQGQQAMGMMGQGSQGNSMMSQRPMGSYRSSQQGHGEYSYQQSSYGEQGYERPFDESSQHYYEGGNPQYSQQQAQYQQGSGQQQPFSQQQYSSQQGYSGQPQGYGPGQGGSSQYSQYQQGQSQPYGSYRSSQGGPGAQTQRPYAYEQGQYGNYQQ encoded by the exons ATGTCGGTGGCATTTTCATCGGCGCGCCCCAGAAGTAAAGGGGAGGTGACGCAGCAAACGATCCAAAAG ATGCTGGATGAAAATCATCATTTAATACAATGTATAATGGATTACCAAAGCAAAGGCAAGACAGCTGAATGCACACA GTATCAGCAGATCCTGCACAGAAATCTTGTTTACTTGGCCACAATAGCGGATTCGAATCAGAACATGCAGTCACTACTACCTGCG CCTCCCACTCCAAACATGTCTATGGGTCCTGGGGGAATGGGCCAGAGTGGGGGACACACTCCAAGCAACCTCAATGACAACATGGCACCAGGACTGCCCCCCACATCCATGATGCAGAGTCAAATGAGCAATG GCCCCAGCCATGCCCCCATGCAGCAGCAGTCTGGTCAGGTGCAGTCGGCTATTCCCTCCACATCCCTCAGCCTGCCAGCCAGCAGCTACGGTAGCTCGGCCTCAGCCTCCGGCTACAGCCACGCTGCGCCCTCCTCCCAGGCCAGCATGATCCAGGGCCCTGGGCCTGGCTAtggctcttcctcctcttcttcctccacatcctcatcctcctcttcctcctcccgcAGCAACCTCAACATGCAGTCCAATCAAG TCTCCATGATGCACCAACAGTCTGCCACTCCACACTACCCCTCAGCCCAGGCTGGGGGCCAACACTATCAGGGACAGCAGGCTATGGGCATGATGGGTCAGGGCAGTCAAGGAAACAGTATGATGTCTCAGAGGCCCATGGGATCCTACCGCTCTTCACAGCAAG GTCATGGGGAGTACTCATATCAACAATCTTCATATGGTGAGCAAGGCTACGAGAGGCCCTTTGATGAATCTTCACAGCATTACTATGAAGGAG GTAACCCTCAGTACAGCCAACAGCAGGCCCAATATCAGCAGGGGTCTGGTCAGCAGCAGCCCTTCAGCCAGCAGCAGTACTCTTCTCAACAAGGCTACAGTGGACAGCCACAAGGATACG GACCTGGCCAGGGTGGATCTTCCCAGTATTCTCAGTATCAGCAGGGTCAAAGCCAACCGTATGGCTCTTACCGCTCCTCCCAGGGAGGCCctggagcacagacacagaGGCCCTACGCCTATGAACAG GGTCAGTACGGAAATTATCAGCAATAA
- the lsm14b gene encoding protein LSM14 homolog B, whose translation MSSTKPYIGCKIGLISKAQNRYEGILYTIDKVNSTVVLAKVKCFGTEGRLTDRPTPPKDDIYEYITFRGSDIKDITLCEPPRSHHGLPPDPAIVQSSSAGPSGPYSALGPFSPLGMPAYNQLAASSLLNQQYAAALGLGPVLPGLHVRRGPMVEKAVQTLHVEKSWQRRGFTAPQEQEQRWERRRPQRTRGETSQTRGSTRATMKSGPGVSTAQRETSQQQNDENRPPIRRKGARRRRNLRGQLMVAKVPFATLKFDTDFDFDSSNAQFIKEELEREEQDKVNVKDGNHEIGEKDGEESHSNAEDDHFGPKCYYNKAKSFFDNISSDNKVRLTWAEERKRNLETFGVPGRFLRGQGFRGGYTGRRGRGAVQTLPSLRARSGQL comes from the exons ATGAGTTCAACAAAGCCTTACATTGGCTGTAAAATAGGATTAATTTCAAAAGCTCAAAATCGTTACGAGGGCATTTTGTATACAATTGATAAAGTGAACTCCACGGTAGTGCTGGCAAAAG TCAAGTGTTTTGGAACAGAGGGACGACTCACTGACAGACCAACACCACCCAAGGATGATATCTATGAGTATATCACTTTCCGGGGAAGTGATATTAAGGACATAACACTATGTGAACCTCCAAGGTCTCACCATGGCCTGCCACCAGATCCAGCAATAGTGCAG tcaTCTAGTGCAGGCCCGTCAGGCCCCTACTCAGCTCTTGGACCATTTAGTCCCCTAGGGATGCCCGCCTACAACCAGCTTGCTGCCAGCTCTCTCCTTAATCAACAGTATGCTGCAGCTCTCGGCCTTG GGCCTGTACTCCCAGGCTTACATGTTCGAAGGGGCCCTATGGTGGAAAAAGCTGTTCAAACCCTCCATGTGGAAAAATCATGGCAGAGGAGAGGTTTCACTGCACCCCAGGAGCAGGAGCAGCGCTGGGAGAGGAGAAGGCCCCAGAGGACCAGAGGAGAAACCTCCCAGACGAGAGGGAGCACCAGAGCCACCA TGAAGTCAGGCCCTGGTGTGTCCACTGCTCAGCGAGAAACTTCGCAGCAGCAGAATGATGAAAACAGGCCACCTATAAGAAGAAAAG GAGCTCGAAGGCGCAGAAACCTTAGAGGCCAGCTGATGGTGGCAAAAGTTCCATTTGCCACCCTTAAGTTTGACacagattttgattttgattcttCAAACGCCCAGTTCATTAAGGAGGAGTTGGAGAGGGAGGAGCAGGACAAAGTAAATGTGAAAG ATGGAAATCATGAGATAGgagaaaaagatggagaggaatCACACTCAAATGCAGAGGATGATCATTTTGGACCAAAATGCTACTACAACAAGGCAAAGTCCTTCTTTGACAACATCTCCTCTGATAATAAAGTCAG ACTAACATGGGCAGAGGAGCGGAAGCGCAATCTGGAGACTTTTGGGGTCCCTGGACGGTTCTTGAGGGGCCAAGGCTTCAGAGGTGGATATACTGGACGAAGAGGACGGGGCGCTGTTCAGACTCTACCTTCTCTCAGAGCCAGGAGTGGACAGCTGTAA
- the LOC122982364 gene encoding transcription initiation factor TFIID subunit 4-like, with protein MRLTNQRSWAKMAAGSDLLDDVFFNTEVDEKVVSDVVGSLESELGGAGHVDTTGRVQSAANHVSNSAVGSNVTSNVQGSKMGLSQELAKAGTGVQGGVINSAGSNGSSMDGAAGTTSAAGPSVTAAQSQSKPATASGGVTVVSDATSGVGKPGTTGVQTLNGSAVVTNCHIPGGASVDNNSQPTVTVVNNGPVSVNKGNAAVLPAAPSTIIRTSSTSAQNAVTSLVISSQSTVKGVPTVTLVRPPMQTPTNNSQSGTTVLTSPAVSVTSTTGSLVNKFDSAKTIIQTGAHVVTSSVATGTTATMRSPTVLQNLRTSVPSPVAATAPGGIRAIAPQVLAPRLTQPQQNAPNIQNIQLPPGMVLVRSESGQLLMIHQQTLAQMQAQSQSQSAMTPRPAAPTSTPPVQITSLQAPGASLLARPVTPTTIIKQGSTVQTTVTTTTTLQRPPVLQNTIMLGGTAATPGQPLGTPTTVQPGSAATAVTQRVGTLGATGSPVTPTAVSAETLENVKKCRNFLSTLIKLASSGKQSSETTANVKELVKNLLEAKIEPEDFTSRLYRELNSSPQPYLVPFLKRSLPALRQMTPDSEAFIHQSLLPQPSTQPAAAASTALTAVVLRPPLSTAATTATSTAATKTTVISLTQTPHSKPGLIVPQQQGTVVRPQVTLAQSPMVTLRGQPHSRIIVGQPQVVKQLHSVPAVKQTLAPGAKGVQIVSQAPLTAAQKNKLKEAGGGTFRDDDDINDVASMAGVNLSEESARILATNSELVGAVTRSCKDETFLSTSLLTRRALEIGKKFGVSELGSDVINFISHATQQRLQNLLEKVSQVAQQKNVNLKEDERHEQVSDVRAQLKFFEQLDQMEKQRKEEQEREILLKAAKSRSRQEDPEQLRLKQKAKEMQQQELAQIRQREANLTALAAIGPRKKRKMDSPVRGASAEGSGSGPSQPGGSSGAGSRQFMRQRITRVNLRDLLFCLENEKGTSHSHLLYKGFLK; from the exons ATGCGTCTCACAAACCAGCGTAGCTGGGCAAAGATGGCGGCGGGCTCCGATTTGCTGGATGATGTTTTCTTCAACACAGAGGTGGACGAAAAAGTAGTTAGTGATGTAGTCGGATCTCTGGAGTCTGAGCTAGGAGGAGCAGGTCACGTCGATACAACGGGCAGGGTCCAGTCTGCAGCAAATCACGTCAGCAACTCAGCCGTAGGTAGTAACGTTACTTCCAATGTTCAGGGCAGCAAAATGGGACTTTCACAAGAGCTTGCTAAAGCAG GGACAGGAGTGCAGGGAGGTGTCATTAACAGTGCGGGCTCCAACGGTTCAAGCATGGATGGAGCAGCTGGGACCACATCGGCGGCGGGACCGAGCGTGACAGCCGCTCAGAGTCAGTCCAAGCCGGCGACCGCTAGCGGAGGCGTTACGGTAGTATCAGATGCAACATCTGGTGTTGGGAAACCTGGAACAACTGGTGTTCAAACTTTGAATGGAAGTGCCGTTGTGACGAACTGTCATATTCCCGGAGGCGCATCTGTTGACAACAACTCACAGCCCACTGTTACGGTTGTCAACAACGGACCTGTTTCGGTGAACAAAGGAAACGCAGCAGTTTTGCCTGCAGCGCCCAGTACTATCATACGAACTTCTTCGACGAGTGCACAGAACGCTGTGACTTCGCTTGTCATTTCGTCTCAGTCCACTGTGAAAGGCGTACCCACGGTTACGCTTGTGAGGCCACCTATGCAAACACCCACTAACAACTCACAAAGCGGAACCACCGTTTTAACATCACCAGCTGTCAGTGTCACCAGCACCACCGGCTCGCTTGTTAACAAATTCGACTCCGCAAAGACTATAATACAGACCGGTGCTCACGTTGTGACTTCAAGTGTTGCGACAGGGACAACAGCGACCATGAGGAGCCCGACTGTTTTGCAAAACTTGAGGACTTCAGTACCATCACCAGTCGCTGCCACTGCTCCTGGTGGAATAAGAGCTATTGCTCCACAGGTGCTGGCCCCTCGACTCACCCAGCCGCAACAAAACGCTCCAAACATCCAAAACATCCAGCTCCCACCAG GCATGGTCTTGGTTCGCAGCGAGAGTGGGCAGCTGCTGATGATTCACCAGCAGACCTTGGCGCAGATGCAGGCTCAGTCTCAGTCCCAAAGCGCCATGACACCACGACCTGCAGCTCCGACCAGCACTCCCCCTGTCCAGATCACTTCTCTACAG GCTCCAGGCGCATCGCTGCTGGCTCGTCCCGTTACCCCCACCACTATTATCAAGCAAGGTTCCACAGTCCAGACCACTGTGACGACCACCACGACACTGCAGAGGCCTCCTGTGCTGCAG AACACCATCATGCTGGGAGGAACTGCCGCCACCCCGGGACAGCCACTAGGAACGCCCACCACAGTGCAGCCCGGATCTGCAGCCACAGCAGTAACGCAGAGGGTGGGGACCCTCGGGGCCACCGGGAGCCCTGTCACCCCAACAGCAGTCTCAGCT GAGACACTGGAGAATGTGAAAAAGTGTAGAAACTTTCTGTCCACGCTGATCAAGCTGGCATCCAGTGGAAAACAGTCCTCTGAGACCACCGCCAACGTCAAGGAGCTCGTCAAGAACCTGCTg GAAGCGAAGATAGAGCCCGAAGATTTCACCAGTAGGTTATACCGGGAGCTCAACTCCTCACCACAGCCGTACCTTGTGCCTTTCTTGAAG AGAAGTCTCCCAGCACTGCGTCAGATGACCCCAGACTCGGAAGCCTTCATCCATCAAAGCCTGCTGCCTCAGCCCAGCACTCAGCCCGCTGCGGCAGCTTCCACAGCCCTCACCGCTGTAGTGCTGCGACCTCCTCTCTCCACCGCCGCCACTACAGCCACCAGCACTGCCGCGACCAAAACCACAGTTATCAGCCTCACTCAGACACCGCACAGTAAACCTGGACTG ATAGTGCCACAGCAACAGGGGACGGTGGTGAGGCCCCAGGTGACCCTGGCTCAGTCTCCCATGGTAACACTCAGAGGACAACCTCACAGTCGCATCATCGTGGGCCAGCCGCAGGTGGTCAAACAGCTGcattcag TTCCCGCAGTGAAGCAGACGTTGGCTCCAGGGGCCAAAGGAGTACAAATCGTCAGTCAAGCTCCTCTCACTGCCGCtcagaaaaacaagctgaagGAAGCAGGAGGGGGAACCTTCAG ggatgatgatgatatcaATGATGTGGCCTCCATGGCAGGAGTCAATTTGTCGGAGGAGAGCGCCCGTATCCTAGCAACCAACTCAGAGCTTGTTGGCGCGGTGACTCGATCCTGTAAAGATGAGACCTTCCTCTCCACCTCTTTACTCACCCGAAGAGCCCTGGAGATCg GTAAGAAGTTTGGTGTCAGCGAGTTGGGCTCAGATGTGATTAACTTCATTTCCCACGCTACACAGCAACGGCTACAAAACCTGCTGGAAAAGGTGTCACAAGTGGCACAGCAGAAGAACGTCAACCTCAAG GAGGACGAGCGGCACGAGCAGGTCAGCGATGTGCGAGCCCAGCTGAAGTTCTTCGAGCAGCTGGATCAGATGGAGAAGCAAAGGAaggaagagcaggagagagagatcCTCTTGAAGGCTGCCAAG TCTCGGTCACGGCAAGAGGACCCGGAGCAGCTCAGACTTAAACAGAAGGCCAAAGAG atgcagcagcaggaaCTGGCTCAGATCAGGCAGAGAGAAGCCAACCTAACGGCGCTGGCAGCAATCGGTCCGAGGAAAAAACGGAAAATGGACTCTCCTGTCAGGGGTGCCAGCGCAGAG GGGTCAGGGTCGGGCCCCTCCCAGCCTGGTGGCTCCAGTGGAGCAGGCTCCAGACAGTTTATGCGACAGCGCATCACTAGAGTCAACCTCAGGGACCTGCTCTTCTGCCTGGAGAATGAAAAAGGGACCAGTCACTCACACCTGCTCTATAAAGGCTTCCTAAAATAG